Proteins co-encoded in one Medicago truncatula cultivar Jemalong A17 chromosome 8, MtrunA17r5.0-ANR, whole genome shotgun sequence genomic window:
- the LOC11411170 gene encoding uncharacterized protein — translation MSSVTQETKTEQQHMKWRKPPRNQINNKNKPISETDPNTKQIQPIIQSTRSKSTISSLLLSNETTSQQPINKKINFSSAAATFRGLGCTAGASQQVSVPAVIRASADWPHQGKKTRKKKHKNSNDGSSSSSCVDFQDVWCGPGIGFSADAAASVDCVVSKKNVSSRAKIDVDKITHREPSSSFRRRTAVYPETFSFPDTDPDIFTACSFGTATYPRHIRDLSSDDFSEIMALQGRILMGGRFNSRDLYRDWRLDVDNMSYEQLLELSERIGYVNTGLKEDEIEPYIRKTKLQFSDDASKHQVDKKCSICQEEFEADDELGRLNCDHLYHFQCIQQWVAHKNFCPVCKQQVAARH, via the exons ATGTCTTCTGTGacacaagaaacaaaaacagaacaacaacatatGAAGTGGAGAAAACCACCCAGaaatcaaatcaacaacaaaaacaaacccATTTCAGAAACAGATCCTAACACAAAACAAATCCAACCTATTATCCAATCTACACGCTCCAAGTCCACAATTTCATCTCTGCTTCTCTCCAATGAAACAACATCACAACAACCCATCAACAAAAAGATCAACTTTTCATCTGCAGCAGCTACCTTCAGAGGTTTAGGATGCACTGCCGGTGCTTCTCAGCAAGTGTCGGTGCCGGCAGTGATTCGTGCTTCAGCAGATTGGCCTCATCAAGGGAAGAAAACCAGAAAAAAGAAGCACAAGAATAGTAATGAtggttcttcatcttcttcttgtgttgattttcaagatgtttggtGTGGTCCTGGAATTGGATTTTCAGCAGATGCTGCTGCATCTGTTGATTGTGTTGTGTCTAAGAAGAATGTGTCTTCAAGAGCTAAAATTGATGTAGACAAGATAACTCACAGAGAG CCTTCATCTTCCTTCCGAAGGCGCACTGCTGTCTACCCAGAAACCTTCTCTTTTCCAGACACCGATCCTGACATTTTCACAGCATGCTCTTTTGGAACTGCAACATACCCTCGTCATATCAGAGATCTTTCGTCTGATGATTTTTCTGAG ATAATGGCGCTTCAAGGAAGAATACTAATGGGAGGACGATTCAATTCACGTGATCTTTACAGAGATTGGAGACTAGATGTTGATAACATGTCATATGAG CAATTGCTTGAGCTCAGTGAGAGAATTGGTTATGTGAATACTGGACTTAAAGAAGACGAGATTGAACCTTACATAAGGAAGACTAAGCTTCAGTTTTCAGATGATGCGTCAAAGCATCAAGTAGACAAAAAGTGCAGCATTTGCCAG GAGGAGTTTGAAGCAGATGATGAGCTTGGGAGGCTTAACTGTGATCACTTGTATCACTTTCAATGTATACAACAATGGGTTGCACACAAAAATTTCTGCCCTGTGTGTAAGCAGCAGGTTGCAGCTCGACACTGA